One genomic region from Lineus longissimus chromosome 6, tnLinLong1.2, whole genome shotgun sequence encodes:
- the LOC135489667 gene encoding uncharacterized protein LOC135489667, with translation MAELDHADMELGGGLSEEEAQMLASSLGGGDNMEEEEMACEDEDGHHTVVMLQAFGKRKFKGKIQYLIQWSSGDAPSWHWGSDVDKVVKKEFNDKQKSSS, from the exons ATGGCTGAGCTTGATCATGCTGATATGGAACTGGGAG GTGGTTTAAGTGAGGAGGAAGCCCAGATGCTTGCTTCATCACTCGGAGGAGGGGACAACATGGAAGAGGAGGAGATGGCCtgtgaggatgaggatggccACCACACCGTGGTCATGCTTCAGGCGTTTGGAAAGCGGAAGTTTAAGGGGAAAATACAATATTTGATCCAGTGGTCCAGTGGTGATGCCCCGTCATGGCACTGGGGCTCTGATGTTGACAAAGTGGTGAAGAAGGAATTCAATGACAAGCAAAAGA GTTCATCATGA